ATATACTTGACATCGTAAAGATGAACAGAACTATAAGAAGAACACCGGAAAGAAAGATCGTAGCCTTGGAGACCAGGTACTCATAATTGTATTTCAGCTTTCCTATAGAAATACCCGGAAGTTTCTCTTTCCACGAAACAGCAGGCTTCTTGTTCTTTATGTAGACCTCATTAGGTGCTGACAGAGAATCATCGACCTGTATGCATCGGGTATCCTTGCTTATAAGAGGCTGACCTAGAACCATAGAAAAACTACTTTTTCTTGCACCATGGCTCACTGTTACATAAACATCGCCCTGATATATCTTTTTTCCATCAAAGGGAATGCGGACTACCACCGGGACATAATCTTCATGTGTCACATATGGATTGTCCTCAAGAATAGTGACATTGGGTTTGAGAGTATCGCTTACAGAAATGTGTACATGTGTAGGTGAACTGTAATTGATGATCACTATCTCAAAACTCTTTTCTTCCCCCGGAGAGAGAGGTATCTCCATAGATTCCATATCAAATTCAATGGAATTGATCCCCAGTCTGTTAATATGAACTACCTGCAATTTACCTTCCCTCATTCTCTTAGATGCGGAGGCAACATGTTAGGTATACCCTCGTCTATTGGATAGTATTCATTGCACTTTTTACAGTACAAAGTACCTGTTATAATTTCTGCGTCCTCTTTGCTCTGCACGTTCAGAACAAGATCTCCTTTACATAAAGGACACGCAAGGATCTCCATTAGGTCCTCTTTCACTGCTGCTCACCACCATCAAATACATTGCAGTAAATATCAAGGTTTTGGTGATATTTAATTATGAGATACATTAATCTAGATACTATACATTACATATTGCCATGCTTGACCTTCTGCTCAAAGTGCTAGATTTTGCCATCCCGATACTAATAGTGATAGCAATTGGACTTTTTGGCACAGGCCTTCTGATAGAGCTTGGACTGATGCAAAAGTTGTCCGTAATTGCTGGTCCTCTTTTTCGGCATACCAATCTTCCGGAAAGCTGTGCTTCAGCATTTGTAGTTGCCCTGGGGTCAACAGTTGCTGCCAATAGCATGGTGGTGCAGGTGCGCAACAGTGGGTGTATCAATGATACAGAGGCAATGCTATGCGCTCTGCTCAACAGTACCCCCGCATATATAAGAGAGATACTTACATATCAGATACCGATAGTACTGCCAGCCCTCGGATACTTTGTAGGTGGATTCTATGTAGGAGTGTTCATACTTACGGCAATAGTAAAGATCTCAATAGTGGTCATCCTCAGCAAACTGCTGCTTGAGAAAAATAACTGTAAGATGACTGATACAACTACCCGGAAAAAGGTTTCCTTGAAAGATGCTATCAAGAGAACTTTTATGAAAGAGAAACGTCTGTTCACGAGGATCGCCTTAGTATATCTGGCTATGACCACAATTGTTTTTTATCTAAGGGAAAACGGGATATTAGAGGTGTTCAGCTTGTTGCCACTTGCAAATATCTTTCATATCCCTTCTGAAAGTATCGTTCCCCTCACAACCTATATTGCAAGCCCTATTATGGGGATATCATTACTCGGCCCCATGCTGAGTGATAATGGGATCTCGCCTGTACAGGCAATGATAGTCCTCATGCTGGGGAGTATGTTCATGCTGCCGATGTTTGGGATCAGATCACTTCTTCCCCGATACATATCGCTGTTCGGAGCAAAAGTTGGTACAAAGATAGTAGGAATATCAGTAGGCATCAGTGTTTTTGTAAGGTTGACGATACTTATCCTTCTGTTACAGGTAGCCGGATAAAAGAAAAGCCAGAGCCAGATGTTGGCTCTGTAGGGATTTTAAAAACCTTAAAACACAGCATGTTACCTTCAAGAGTGGTTATGTTGTCCATGCTAACAACGTCCCCAGCCATGTACTTGCCTGATGCCACATGATAGGTAAGTACTTTTGTCAGTTCTGTTTTGTTAGCCAGCAGGCATTCAAAGTCTCTTCAGGAACTGCGGCAAACGCAGCATCTGTAGGTGCAAAGACTGTGAAAGGCCCTTCTGAGCTAAGAGTTTCTACAAGATCTTTTGCACAGCCGTTACAAGGGTATTGAACGAACCTGCATCTATAGGTGTCTGTACTATGTTCTTTTGCTCAGTTACCTCGGTCTCATTTCCTGCTTCTGGTTGTTCTTCTGGCTGTTCCGTACATCCTGATAGCATTAAACTGAAGGCTATCAGTAAAATTACAAATTTGTTTATTTATTTGTTTAGTTGCCGTTTATCAGACTTTTTTCATTGAAATAATAACGAATTACAGAACTCTGAGACATGCTGCCATAATATCTTTCAATGGCTGTCATCACGATACTGATCAGGAAAATAAAAGGAAACTCATCAGCTTACTAATACTGTATTTTGATAATGCTGTCTACAAGAGACATTATAATCAACATGTTTTTATATTAATAATGTGTAACTGCAATTGGTATATTATTAAAAATATAAAAACAATAGTATAAAAACTTTTTTAGTTATCGGTGAGGGAATATGGCAAAAGTAATGATTGTGGATGATGCGGCTTTTATGCGCATGGTCATCAAGGATATTCTTACAAAGAACGGGCATGAAGTTGTTGCAGAGGCTGTAGATGGCCTGGATGCAGTAAAAAAATACCCACTGGTAAAACCGGAACTTATGTTCATGGATATAGTCATGCCAAATATGGAAGGTATCGATGCGCTCAAAAATATCATGGCATCAAATCCAGATGCAAAAGTAGTGATGTGTTCTTCCATAGGACAGCAGTCTGTAGTCACTGAGGCCCTAAAGATCGGAGCTCGGGACTTCATCGTAAAGCCATTCGATGCAAAGAAAGTACTTGAAGTCGTCAAGAAAGTAATGTAAATATGACCATCAGAGTACTTGTTGTTGATGATTCTGCCCTGATGCGTAAGATAATTTCGGATATACTCAACAGTGATCCGGATATAGAAGTTATCGATACCGCACGCAATGGCCAGATGGCCGTGGAAAAGGTCGAAAGGCTCAGACCGGATGTAGTTACACTGGATCACGAAATGCCTGTGCTGGAAGGCCTTGGTGCTCTGGGATATATAATGAGCGAATGCCCCACGCCGGTGATCATGCTAACGGCTGCAGACGAGAGAGGAGCAGAACTCACATTGAATGCTTTTGAGTATGGAGCACTCGATTTTATCCAGAAACCTTCCGGAACTATAAGCCGCGATATAGAACTCATCGCAGAGGAAATCCGGGCAAAAGTCAAGGCTGCTGCAAAGGCACAGCTCAAGAACCTGCATTTCATGGAAGAGCATGTAAAAAGTTCCGAGAAAGGAAAAATACATGCTGAAAATACCTTACCAATATCCAATACATCCAAAGCTACCCCCAGGCGTATAATGACAAAAAAGATACTTGCCATTGGTACCTCCACTGGAGGGCCCAGAGCTCTGGAGAAAGTGATTCCAAAGCTTCCGCGTGACCTTAAAGCAGCAGTGCTGGTAGTCCAGCATATGCCTGCCGGATTTACTGCTTCGCTGGCTCAGAGGCTGAAAGTACAATCTGAACTGGAAGTGAGGGAAGCAAAAGATGGCGACCTGATAAGGGAAGGTGTTGTGCTCATAGCGCCGGGTGATTATCATATGGAAGTAGTTCAGAAGATGATAGATGGAAAGACGGTAGAAGTGATCGCGCTTAACAAAGAACCCAGGGAATTAGGTGTCAGGCCTTGCGTGAATGTGCTCTTCAGGACATTAGCTCCAATATATGGTTCCAACATACTTTCGGTGATCATGACAGGCATGGGTATGGATGGAGCTGAAGGTGTAGAGCGCATAAAGAATGCCGGAGGAAAGGCAATAGCTGAAGATGAGAGATCATGTGTTGTTTATGGGATGCCAAAAGCCATAGTTGATCGTGGACTTGCGGATCGTGTGGTACCCCTTGAGATGATAGCCACAGCAATTCAGCAGCTCATATGAAAGCATCATACGATGGTTGAAAGTCACTGTTGGTGATATTATGGAAATGTCGGAATACAAAGAGATATTTAAAGCTGAATCTGAAGAGCATCTGCAGCAGCTTAATGAGGCATTGCTGGGATTGGAACAAAACCCTGAAGATATGGAATATATCAACAATATGTTCCGGTCTGCCCATACCTTAAAAGGGATGTCCGCAACTATGGGATTCAACACTATTGCACAGCTTACCCATGAAATGGAAAACATCATGGATATGATCAGGAAGTCTCAGATGACTCTGACCGAGAAAATAATCGCGATACAATTCGAATGTCTGGATACCCTGGAAGTACTGGTTGAGAATATTGATAATCCTGATGCTGTGGACGTGTCAACACTGCAATGTAAACTCCACAGTATAATGAGCTTACCTTCAACTGCACAGGATACAGTGGCAGTTTCAGAACCTATTACCAATCTGACATATCCTGCCCCTCCAAAGAACATCGATACTGAAATGCCTGCTGCGCAGAGCATTAGTGTTACAGAAGAAGTAAGCTGCAAAGAAGTTATCAACAAAGAAATTAAGTTCACCCAGGAAGAACTGGCTGAGATCCAACTTACAAGAGCGCATGATCAGGAAGTACTTATCGTTAAAGTGTTTCTGGATGAATCATGTGTCCTCAAGGCAGCCCGTTCAAGCATGGTGCTTATGAACCTCAACAAGCTCGGAAAAGTCATTAAAACCAAACCTCCGGAAAAAGAACTTGAAGATGAAAAGTTCGATTTCAGCTTTCTGGTAGTTGCTGCAACTTCTCAGAGCATGGGGTCAATACAGCACAGGATAGAAAACATTTCAGAAGTTACTAAAGTTGAAATAATTCCCTTATATACTCACAAAAAAGATGCTGTGGACCATGGAGAAAAAGTTAGAGAAGAAAAGATCTTAGACCTGGCAAACAAAAATACCATCCAACAAAAGAAAAACGAATCCGTAAAGACCGGACAGAGCATCAGGGTCAATATTGAGAGACTGGATAATCTCATGAATCTGGTCGGAGAACTCATTATTAATAAGATTAGACTGAACCAGCTAGCTACGGATATAAGATCAAAGGATATTGAAGAGGCTCTTGGAACCCTGGACAGACTCACCAATGAGATACAAACAGAGGTAATGGAATCAAGAATGGTCCCCATCGATCAGATCTTTAGCCGTTTCCCGAGGATGGTAAGAGATCTGGCAAAATCTGAAGGCAAGCAGATCAGTCTTGTGATAGAGGGTAAGGAAATTGAGCTTGACAGAACGGTCCTGGATGAGATAGGAGATCCATTAGTACATTTGTTGAGAAATGCTGTGGACCATGGTGTGGAATCACCTCAAGAACGTGCAAAAGCAGGTAAATCATCTGAAGGACTTGTACGCCTGGCAGCATCTAGACAAAGGAATACAGTGCTTATTGAAGTGCAGGACGACGGCAAAGGCATGGACCCTGCAAAGTTAAGAGATGCTGCTGTAAAGAAGGGCTTAATGAGCAAAGAAGAAGTTTCAAAGCTCTGTGATGAAGAAGCATTTAATCTGATATTCCTCCCGGGTTTTAGCACCAATGCCGTGATTACAGATGTATCTGGCCGGGGAGTTGGAATGGATGTTGTCAAGACAAAGATCGAATCTTTAGGAGGAAATGTTTCAGTTAAATCCGTACTTGGAGAAGGCAGTATTGTTACGCTTCAGTTGCCTCTTACTATTGCTATCATCCAATCATTGATGATAAGAACAGCAGGTGAAACGTACGCTATACCTCTTAACAATGTGGTAAGAGATGTAGGTATAAGATCAAAGGATATAAAGACAATAGAGGGCCAGGAAGTCATCCTGCTGCGCGGAGAGGTCTTACCGCTTTTAAGACTTAACAGTACTCTGGATTGTCCTGTTAAAGTCAACGACAAAGAGAACCTCATAGTTGTAGTGGTGGAAAAGATGGGAAACCACTTTGGTTTTGTAGTTGATGAACTGTTGGGGCAGCAAGAGGTCATAATCAAATCCCTTGACAGTAAAGTGCTGCGTAGCGTAAAAGGATTTGCAGGTGCCACTATTCAGGGAGATGGCACTGTTTGTTTGATACTTGACATTGGAACATTGGTCTGATACCAAAGGAGATGTAATCATGCCTGAAATCGATGAGATGACAAAGGGTGCCTTTCAGGAAGCTGGGAACATAGGAATGGGGCATTTAGCTACTTCCCTATCAAAAATGGTTGACCGTGAGGTCAAGATAGATATTCCGAAAGTGGACATATATCCACTGCAAAGGATCATAGCCGAAGCTTCAGAGGGTGCTCAGAAAAGTGTGGTAGGAGTACATTTAAAGATAAGTGGTGATGTTACGGGAGGAACACTTATATTGCTACCAAAATATTCAGCCCTTTCCTTTGTAGATCTGCTAAGAAAGAAGCCTATAGGTACAACTCATGCTATCCAGGAAGAAGAAATAAAGAAACTCAGGGAAATGGGAATGCGCCTGTGCGCTGCATACATGAGAGTAGTTAATGAGTTTCTGGGGATCAATCTACAGATCGGTGAGCCAGAGATCAGTGTGGACATGGAAGGCGTCGGGAATTTTATTAGAGAAACTGTAGGGTCCATGGCAGATGAGTTCATTGTAGTGAAAGGAGTGGGCTATATACCGTCTACAAATTCCCGTAATGAGTTCAACATGCTCTTTGAACCGGGTGCATCAGATGTAATTGTTGCCGCGATCATGAAAAAGATGATGGGATAATAAATGCTGCCTGAGGCATGATCCAAAAAAATATTTTAGATAGAGTGAATGTAAGTCTAAGGAGTTGATCAGATGTTAAAGCTGGAGTGCTCTGAAGAACAGGATTACTTGAAGTTAAAAAACCTCATTAAAAAAAACCTGGGTTTCAATAGCGAGCAATATAAGGATTCACATTTCAAACGAAGAGTTAACGTAAGAATGAGGGTAACCAATTCAAAAAATTTTGGAGAATATGTACAATATCTTAATACTCACACAGATGAGTACACACATCTGATGGATACTCTCACAGTTAATGTAACTAATTTCTTCAGGAACTCCGAAACATATGAGGTTGTGGAGAAGGAAGTGCTGCCCTCTATAATCAAATCAAAAAGTACAGGGCTTCGGAATATACGAATATGGAGTGCAGGGTGCTCTATGGGTGTTGAAGCCTATTCCATAGCCATACTCCTTAAAAAACTACTGGGAAATGATTTCTCCAGATATAATATCCAAATTACCGGCACTGATATTGACAAAGATATTCTAAGAAGAGCGGAAGAAGCGATATATACAGAAGTGGAAATGAAAGAAGTGCCTGAAGACATCCGTATTAAATATTTTGACCATGATGGGGAATGTTATCATTTAAAAGATGAGATCAAAAAAGTAGCTAAATTCCGCAGGAACGATCTTATTTCCGGAGAGAAACTCACCGGTTTTGATGCCATATTTTGCCGCAATGTCACCATATATTTTGAAAGGCATCTACAGGAAAAACTGTACATGGACTTTTACAATGGCCTTAATAAAGATGGTTTTTTTGTAATGGGTAAAACCGAAACACTGATAGGTCCGTCAAAAGACATGTTCAG
This DNA window, taken from Methanomethylovorans hollandica DSM 15978, encodes the following:
- a CDS encoding CheR family methyltransferase — protein: MLKLECSEEQDYLKLKNLIKKNLGFNSEQYKDSHFKRRVNVRMRVTNSKNFGEYVQYLNTHTDEYTHLMDTLTVNVTNFFRNSETYEVVEKEVLPSIIKSKSTGLRNIRIWSAGCSMGVEAYSIAILLKKLLGNDFSRYNIQITGTDIDKDILRRAEEAIYTEVEMKEVPEDIRIKYFDHDGECYHLKDEIKKVAKFRRNDLISGEKLTGFDAIFCRNVTIYFERHLQEKLYMDFYNGLNKDGFFVMGKTETLIGPSKDMFRAFDPRERIYQK
- a CDS encoding chemotaxis protein CheC, which codes for MPEIDEMTKGAFQEAGNIGMGHLATSLSKMVDREVKIDIPKVDIYPLQRIIAEASEGAQKSVVGVHLKISGDVTGGTLILLPKYSALSFVDLLRKKPIGTTHAIQEEEIKKLREMGMRLCAAYMRVVNEFLGINLQIGEPEISVDMEGVGNFIRETVGSMADEFIVVKGVGYIPSTNSRNEFNMLFEPGASDVIVAAIMKKMMG
- a CDS encoding methytransferase partner Trm112 yields the protein MKEDLMEILACPLCKGDLVLNVQSKEDAEIITGTLYCKKCNEYYPIDEGIPNMLPPHLRE
- a CDS encoding DUF7524 family protein, encoding MREGKLQVVHINRLGINSIEFDMESMEIPLSPGEEKSFEIVIINYSSPTHVHISVSDTLKPNVTILEDNPYVTHEDYVPVVVRIPFDGKKIYQGDVYVTVSHGARKSSFSMVLGQPLISKDTRCIQVDDSLSAPNEVYIKNKKPAVSWKEKLPGISIGKLKYNYEYLVSKATIFLSGVLLIVLFIFTMSSIFSYGLSPALSFYFAVALSIVFTAFCVYLILNLPVFK
- a CDS encoding response regulator encodes the protein MAKVMIVDDAAFMRMVIKDILTKNGHEVVAEAVDGLDAVKKYPLVKPELMFMDIVMPNMEGIDALKNIMASNPDAKVVMCSSIGQQSVVTEALKIGARDFIVKPFDAKKVLEVVKKVM
- a CDS encoding chemotaxis protein CheA, whose translation is MEMSEYKEIFKAESEEHLQQLNEALLGLEQNPEDMEYINNMFRSAHTLKGMSATMGFNTIAQLTHEMENIMDMIRKSQMTLTEKIIAIQFECLDTLEVLVENIDNPDAVDVSTLQCKLHSIMSLPSTAQDTVAVSEPITNLTYPAPPKNIDTEMPAAQSISVTEEVSCKEVINKEIKFTQEELAEIQLTRAHDQEVLIVKVFLDESCVLKAARSSMVLMNLNKLGKVIKTKPPEKELEDEKFDFSFLVVAATSQSMGSIQHRIENISEVTKVEIIPLYTHKKDAVDHGEKVREEKILDLANKNTIQQKKNESVKTGQSIRVNIERLDNLMNLVGELIINKIRLNQLATDIRSKDIEEALGTLDRLTNEIQTEVMESRMVPIDQIFSRFPRMVRDLAKSEGKQISLVIEGKEIELDRTVLDEIGDPLVHLLRNAVDHGVESPQERAKAGKSSEGLVRLAASRQRNTVLIEVQDDGKGMDPAKLRDAAVKKGLMSKEEVSKLCDEEAFNLIFLPGFSTNAVITDVSGRGVGMDVVKTKIESLGGNVSVKSVLGEGSIVTLQLPLTIAIIQSLMIRTAGETYAIPLNNVVRDVGIRSKDIKTIEGQEVILLRGEVLPLLRLNSTLDCPVKVNDKENLIVVVVEKMGNHFGFVVDELLGQQEVIIKSLDSKVLRSVKGFAGATIQGDGTVCLILDIGTLV
- a CDS encoding protein-glutamate methylesterase/protein-glutamine glutaminase; the protein is MTIRVLVVDDSALMRKIISDILNSDPDIEVIDTARNGQMAVEKVERLRPDVVTLDHEMPVLEGLGALGYIMSECPTPVIMLTAADERGAELTLNAFEYGALDFIQKPSGTISRDIELIAEEIRAKVKAAAKAQLKNLHFMEEHVKSSEKGKIHAENTLPISNTSKATPRRIMTKKILAIGTSTGGPRALEKVIPKLPRDLKAAVLVVQHMPAGFTASLAQRLKVQSELEVREAKDGDLIREGVVLIAPGDYHMEVVQKMIDGKTVEVIALNKEPRELGVRPCVNVLFRTLAPIYGSNILSVIMTGMGMDGAEGVERIKNAGGKAIAEDERSCVVYGMPKAIVDRGLADRVVPLEMIATAIQQLI